One Candidatus Rokuibacteriota bacterium genomic region harbors:
- a CDS encoding ATP-dependent helicase has translation KGTIEEGMLSVLGFKRSLFAGILDGGESEVFLGGSRLKRFMESIENVTAGIPAPIVEEAAEPAPAEPAAAEGSIDGDSEVAVAAASPRPAADPLSVLLQTGLDLLTQFASVAGTGQAAAAATPPRLFERIRDERSGQSYLKIRMPEPEVVDRVAQALQALLESLRP, from the coding sequence CAAGGGCACCATCGAGGAGGGGATGCTGTCCGTCCTGGGATTCAAGCGCTCGCTCTTCGCCGGCATCCTCGACGGCGGCGAGAGCGAGGTGTTTCTCGGCGGCAGTCGGCTCAAGCGCTTCATGGAGAGCATCGAGAACGTCACCGCCGGTATTCCGGCTCCGATCGTGGAGGAGGCTGCCGAGCCCGCGCCGGCCGAACCAGCAGCCGCCGAGGGAAGCATCGATGGCGACAGCGAAGTGGCCGTGGCCGCTGCCTCGCCCCGTCCGGCAGCTGACCCGCTGAGCGTTCTGCTCCAGACAGGTCTCGATCTGCTTACGCAGTTCGCGTCAGTGGCGGGGACGGGTCAGGCGGCGGCCGCAGCGACGCCGCCGCGACTGTTCGAGCGAATCCGTGACGAGCGCTCGGGCCAGAGCTATCTGAAGATCCGGATGCCCGAGCCCGAGGTCGTGGACCGCGTCGCGCAAGCGCTGCAGGCGCTCCTGGAAAGCCTCAGGCCCTGA
- a CDS encoding PIN domain-containing protein: protein MIAYLDASVVLRIVLGQPEALKEWRAMRRGVASALVEVECLRTLDRLRLRARIPDREIAVRRETVFRVLESLEIVEATAVVLRRAAQPLPTELGTLDAIHLATAMLWRERTGADLVMATHDTALATASRASGLRVIGAE from the coding sequence ATGATCGCCTACCTCGATGCCTCCGTGGTCCTGCGCATCGTCCTAGGCCAGCCGGAGGCGTTGAAGGAATGGCGAGCGATGCGCCGGGGGGTCGCCAGCGCGCTGGTTGAGGTCGAGTGTCTCCGAACCCTCGACCGGCTCCGGCTGCGGGCGAGGATTCCCGACCGCGAGATTGCGGTGCGCCGCGAGACCGTCTTCCGGGTGCTCGAGAGCCTGGAGATCGTCGAAGCCACCGCCGTGGTCCTCCGTCGCGCGGCGCAGCCCCTACCCACCGAGCTTGGCACCCTGGATGCGATCCATCTCGCCACGGCCATGCTCTGGCGCGAGCGCACGGGGGCCGACCTCGTCATGGCGACCCACGACACGGCCCTGGCCACCGCGTCGCGCGCCAGCGGGCTCAGGGTGATCGGCGCCGAGTGA
- a CDS encoding type II toxin-antitoxin system prevent-host-death family antitoxin: MTIRDYVMAMMHVGVAQLKARLSEYLRRVRGGAEVTVLDRETPIARIVPVTGDTPPLSVRHPRRGAPPPGRVPLPRPLPLPVDVVTLLLEERQGER; this comes from the coding sequence GTGACCATTCGTGACTATGTTATGGCCATGATGCATGTGGGCGTGGCCCAGCTCAAAGCGCGATTGAGTGAGTACCTGCGACGGGTCCGTGGAGGCGCGGAGGTGACGGTGCTCGACCGCGAGACGCCGATCGCCCGCATCGTTCCCGTCACCGGCGACACGCCCCCGCTGAGCGTCCGGCACCCCCGGCGAGGAGCCCCGCCGCCGGGCCGGGTGCCGCTCCCGCGCCCGCTGCCCCTCCCGGTCGATGTCGTCACCCTCCTGCTGGAGGAGCGGCAGGGCGAGCGATGA
- a CDS encoding c-type cytochrome, with protein sequence MRRYPTRFGFLTLVFGAVLSVAVLSARAQQMPGMGHGGRTQPGDSGGHGDHGTPKDWKFTWPKGDPAKGREVFMKLECYSCHEVRGETFPAPSEPGKVGPELSAMGPLHEPEYFAETIINPNAVIEQGKGYSAPGRLVQDAVVQRRGHGPGSGGPGGVPPIAQAACGSPRRPRARALNPDNASGSLARG encoded by the coding sequence ATGCGCCGCTACCCTACGCGGTTCGGTTTCCTAACGCTCGTCTTCGGCGCGGTCCTTAGCGTGGCTGTGCTCTCGGCGAGGGCCCAGCAGATGCCCGGCATGGGCCACGGCGGCCGGACCCAGCCTGGAGATTCGGGAGGGCACGGTGACCATGGGACGCCCAAAGACTGGAAGTTCACCTGGCCGAAAGGGGATCCCGCCAAGGGGCGCGAGGTGTTTATGAAGCTGGAGTGCTACAGCTGTCATGAGGTGAGAGGGGAAACCTTCCCGGCTCCCAGCGAGCCAGGCAAGGTAGGGCCTGAGCTTTCCGCGATGGGCCCGCTGCACGAGCCTGAGTACTTTGCTGAGACGATCATCAACCCCAACGCGGTCATCGAGCAGGGGAAGGGCTATTCGGCGCCGGGACGGCTCGTCCAAGATGCCGTCGTTCAACGACGTGGTCACGGTCCAGGAAGTGGTGGACCTGGTGGCGTACCTCCGATCGCTCAAGCCGCCTGCGGCAGCCCCCGCCGGCCACGGGCGCGGGCACTGAACCCGGACAATGCCTCTGGCTCCTTGGCGCGGGGATGA
- a CDS encoding class I SAM-dependent methyltransferase — MHWFEKWAVNSFSGLYLRWYLLPRLLALMDAPLRGRGLALGPGVGWETLALAEKFPEATLIGVDYDPDQVERARRNLAGRPVLAHRVAFGQGDATALSFPAETFDFAYELNVLHHIRDYAAAIGEVHRALKPGGRFFLQDLSRRFFLPGLRHLFPPESLFTRVELVRELGAAGFDVEAETGRAILFIRARRR; from the coding sequence ATGCACTGGTTTGAGAAGTGGGCCGTCAACTCGTTCTCGGGCCTGTACCTGCGTTGGTATCTCCTTCCGCGGCTCCTAGCCCTCATGGACGCGCCCCTTCGGGGGAGGGGCTTGGCGCTGGGTCCCGGGGTCGGATGGGAGACGCTTGCCCTCGCGGAGAAGTTTCCAGAGGCGACCCTGATTGGGGTGGACTACGACCCCGACCAGGTTGAACGGGCCCGGCGCAACCTCGCCGGACGTCCGGTCCTCGCGCACAGGGTCGCCTTCGGGCAGGGAGATGCAACCGCCTTGTCGTTCCCTGCCGAGACGTTCGACTTCGCGTACGAGCTGAACGTCCTCCATCATATCCGCGACTACGCAGCTGCCATCGGGGAAGTTCATCGGGCGCTGAAACCGGGTGGGCGGTTCTTCCTTCAGGACCTGTCCCGCCGCTTTTTCCTGCCTGGTCTCCGACATCTCTTCCCGCCGGAAAGCCTGTTCACGAGAGTCGAGTTGGTTCGGGAGCTCGGGGCCGCCGGATTCGACGTGGAGGCAGAGACGGGTCGCGCGATTCTCTTCATCCGTGCGCGTCGGCGGTGA
- a CDS encoding copper ion binding protein: MTERQKQVMPDKLEAVETKPGGRRVVPSATTGVSGEAPGLRITLPISGLTCPACVQAVERALRAVPGVRTATVNFAWGLATAEYDPRQTTVAALYEAIKAAGYRAVTARAWFGIQGMTCASCIAKIEDAVLATPGVLKVSVSLGTEEAEVEYLPSVTELAAVKAAVASAGYPVVEAPRPAGPAALDRETEDREKEYSSLMRKWWFGAAVGAFTMIMSYPWIFPLLGAGFPRGSPQLWPAMAAGVTNRVWEIRELL, translated from the coding sequence TTGACTGAGAGGCAAAAGCAGGTGATGCCGGACAAGCTCGAAGCTGTGGAGACGAAGCCCGGCGGCCGGAGGGTCGTGCCTTCGGCGACGACGGGCGTCAGTGGGGAGGCGCCGGGGCTCCGCATCACGCTCCCCATCAGCGGGCTGACCTGCCCGGCTTGCGTCCAGGCGGTGGAGCGCGCCCTCCGGGCGGTGCCGGGGGTGAGGACTGCAACGGTCAACTTCGCCTGGGGCCTCGCCACCGCCGAGTACGACCCCAGGCAGACCACCGTCGCGGCGCTCTACGAGGCAATCAAGGCTGCCGGCTACCGTGCCGTCACGGCCCGGGCGTGGTTCGGTATCCAGGGGATGACCTGCGCCTCCTGCATCGCCAAGATTGAGGATGCCGTGCTGGCGACGCCCGGTGTCCTGAAGGTCAGCGTGAGCCTGGGGACCGAGGAGGCGGAGGTCGAATACCTGCCGAGTGTCACGGAGCTCGCGGCGGTCAAGGCCGCCGTCGCCTCGGCAGGCTACCCGGTCGTGGAGGCGCCGCGGCCCGCGGGGCCCGCGGCCCTGGATCGGGAGACGGAGGATCGAGAGAAAGAATACAGCTCGCTCATGAGGAAGTGGTGGTTCGGCGCTGCGGTCGGCGCCTTCACGATGATCATGAGCTACCCGTGGATCTTCCCTCTCCTCGGGGCGGGGTTTCCGCGGGGGAGCCCCCAGCTCTGGCCCGCGATGGCCGCAGGCGTGACCAACCGCGTATGGGAAATCAGGGAATTGCTATAA